A window of Candidatus Bathyarchaeota archaeon genomic DNA:
TTGCTGGGTCGATTCGATGGCGACTTCAGTCCATAGCTTTACGGGTTTTGAATTTTCGAACCTTGACCGAAACTCCTCCAAGTATTGGGGGAGTTTTTGAAGTCTTGCAGTGATGGCATCTATTCGTTTCTCTAAGGGTGCATAGTCTTTAGTGATCATCATAAAGAATATTCCACCGACTTCTTCGAAAGCATCTGGGTTTAGTTCATGCATACGTTGTTCGTAAACTTCGAATTTGCTCATTCCGAGGGCATTTTCTAATACTTGCCAGTCCATCCTATTAGCATCATTTAACGCGTCATAGTCTACTGTTTCTTTCATGCGTTTAACAGATTCTTCAAGCATTTCCAAGTTTTCAAGGACATGCGCGGTATCGCCTTTTGGAAGCAGATAATCATAGGGATCGTGAAGGCCTAAGTAGCTTGCGAAGTGAGGGTTTTTCTCGAAGAACTTGTCGAACATTCCCTTTTTGAGTTCTTCAAACTTTTCGTCTGCACTCAAAGTTATCACATCTAAACCGACAATAAAAGACGCCTTCATAATTAAGCTTTAAATCGTTTTTCGTGTAATATACGAACCATGTCACAAGGAAAAGTCGTTGTTTTTATGGGTTCGAAGAGAGATTACGAGTTTGCCTCTCGCATCAACAAATTCCTGCAAGAAGAAGGTTTTAGTTTAAAATGCGAATACGTAGTCGCGTCTGCTCACAAAACTCCCAAAATACTGTTAGAAGAAGTTGAAAAATACGAGAATTTAAACGGGCACGTGGTTTTCATAACAGTTGCTGGCTTGTCCGATGCTCTATCAGGAGTTGTGGCTGGCGCCTCAAAGTATCCAGTAATTGCCTGTCCGCCTGACTCGGAAAAGTTTTGGTGGGCTAAATTCTTTTCTTCAGCAGTAACACCTCAAGGCATTGCAGTGGCTTATATTCCTAGACCTGAAAACGCCGCACTCGCCGCCGCAAAGATTCTCGCGCTCTTTGACAAGAGCTTACAAAGAAAGGTTGAGGCTTATATGCAAAGTCTTAAAGAAGGAGCTAAAGCTCAAAGGTTAGAGCGGGATTAAAATAAATGAACTTCGACGTCGTCCTCAACACGCATCTTCCACTTCCATCGTTCAAAAAGGGAAAGGTTAGAGACCTTTACGACCTAGGTAAAAAACTGTTAATTGTCTCCACTGACCGCATCTCCGCCTTCGACGTGGTGCTCCCCAATGGCATTCCCTACAAAGGTGAGGCCCTCAGCAGACTCTCAGCCTACTGGTTCAACGAAACAAAAGACATAGTGTCAAACCACATCTTGGAAGTGGTTGACCCGCGAACAGTCCTAGTAAAAAAAACTAAACTGATAAAAGTTGAATTCGTCGTAAGAGGATATCTCTATGGCTCAGCTTGGGAAAACTACCGAAAGGGCAAGCCTATCTGCGGAATACACTTGCCTAAGGGCTTGAAAAAAGCTGAACAGCTGCCTAACCACATTTTAACTCCTACAACAAAAGCAGAAGTGGGGCACGATATGGAAATGACAGATGAAGAGGTAGCGAAGAAAATTGGAGGAGATCTGGCTAGAGAAATCGAAGACGTATGCTTAAAGATTTACGAAAAGGCTTCACGGAAGGCGAAAGCCAACGGCATTATAGTGGCAGATACAAAGATGGAATTCGGCGTCCTCGACGACGAACTCATCCTCATCGACGAGCTGCTGACCCCTGACTCGTCTAGGTTTTGGGCAAAGGAGAAATACGAAGTTGGAAAAAGCCAGCCGAGCTTCGACAAACAGGATGTGCGCGACTATCTTATGTCAATTGGGTGGAACCGGCAACCTCCCGCGCCAAAACTGCCGGAGCATGTAGTTCTTGAGACTTCAAGGAAGTATATTGAGGCTTATGAACGGTTGACTGGCAGAAAATTCTAGGCTCGGTTGTTTGCTAATGGATAAGGCTTTTCTCGGAATTTATGGGCGGTCTTACAAGGATTGGGGTGGCCCTCTTTACAAGACATCTGAAGAAGGTACTTTTAATTGCCCT
This region includes:
- a CDS encoding AIR carboxylase family protein, which produces MSQGKVVVFMGSKRDYEFASRINKFLQEEGFSLKCEYVVASAHKTPKILLEEVEKYENLNGHVVFITVAGLSDALSGVVAGASKYPVIACPPDSEKFWWAKFFSSAVTPQGIAVAYIPRPENAALAAAKILALFDKSLQRKVEAYMQSLKEGAKAQRLERD
- a CDS encoding phosphoribosylaminoimidazolesuccinocarboxamide synthase, which codes for MNFDVVLNTHLPLPSFKKGKVRDLYDLGKKLLIVSTDRISAFDVVLPNGIPYKGEALSRLSAYWFNETKDIVSNHILEVVDPRTVLVKKTKLIKVEFVVRGYLYGSAWENYRKGKPICGIHLPKGLKKAEQLPNHILTPTTKAEVGHDMEMTDEEVAKKIGGDLAREIEDVCLKIYEKASRKAKANGIIVADTKMEFGVLDDELILIDELLTPDSSRFWAKEKYEVGKSQPSFDKQDVRDYLMSIGWNRQPPAPKLPEHVVLETSRKYIEAYERLTGRKF